One window from the genome of Nitrospinota bacterium encodes:
- a CDS encoding TIM barrel protein codes for MQESMYKFMKVGLIHFMAYPQVMRGEGPILETLQKIAEDDFFTAVEVSWIKDAKVREKVKKLLEMSHLTVTYGAQPRLLINNLNLNAFDEEERKKAVREVKAGIDEAYEIGAKGFTFLSGKDPGEEEREQARKLLVSSIKEICDYAKSKGDLGITLEIFDQEIDKKCLIGPANEARKLAAEIRKKFDTFGLLVDLSHLPLLNETPTEAIIPIKDYLVHAHIGNCILRDKKHPGYGDQHPRFGIIGGENDVKELTEFLKVLLDIGFLNYRNPPIVSFEVKPLADESSEVVIANAKRVLREAWTKI; via the coding sequence ATGCAAGAGTCGATGTATAAATTTATGAAAGTAGGTCTAATCCACTTTATGGCTTATCCCCAAGTTATGAGAGGTGAGGGGCCAATTCTTGAGACGCTACAGAAAATAGCTGAGGATGATTTCTTTACTGCAGTGGAGGTTTCCTGGATCAAGGATGCGAAGGTAAGAGAGAAAGTAAAAAAACTATTAGAGATGAGCCATTTAACTGTTACTTATGGTGCTCAACCACGATTATTGATTAATAACTTAAATCTCAACGCCTTTGATGAAGAAGAAAGAAAAAAGGCAGTTAGAGAAGTTAAAGCTGGAATTGACGAAGCTTATGAGATAGGAGCAAAGGGATTTACCTTTCTAAGTGGTAAGGACCCAGGAGAAGAGGAACGAGAACAAGCTCGTAAATTATTAGTTTCCTCCATTAAAGAAATATGCGATTATGCTAAATCCAAAGGAGACTTAGGGATAACTCTGGAGATCTTTGACCAGGAAATTGACAAAAAGTGCTTAATTGGACCAGCGAATGAAGCAAGAAAGTTGGCAGCTGAAATAAGGAAAAAATTTGACACCTTTGGCTTATTAGTTGATTTATCCCATCTTCCCCTTTTAAATGAAACTCCCACTGAGGCCATTATACCCATTAAAGATTACCTTGTCCATGCCCACATAGGCAATTGTATCTTAAGGGATAAGAAGCACCCTGGCTATGGAGATCAGCATCCCCGATTTGGCATTATAGGAGGGGAAAATGATGTAAAGGAATTAACGGAATTTTTAAAAGTGCTATTGGATATTGGTTTCTTAAATTATCGGAATCCACCTATCGTAAGCTTTGAGGTAAAGCCGCTGGCTGATGAATCCTCAGAAGTGGTTATTGCTAATGCCAAGCGTGTGTTAAGAGAAGCCTGGACAAAAATTTAA
- a CDS encoding FadR/GntR family transcriptional regulator yields MKIVEQVRDLIKEGRLKPGDKLPPEQVLAEEFGTSRPSVREALSALEILGITESRGGKGNFIKNNLNFPLYEQKFRELEEEESPFELLEARKAVETEIVGLAAKKATEEEIAAIQGSLNKMKGAMTNIPEIMEFDREFHINIARAAHNNLLFSMMIYLTDLLKEKLWINLKEKSWSIPGHPQKYFEEHNEILNAIKNKDGKGARNRMYDHLAGVERDLLNE; encoded by the coding sequence ATGAAAATAGTTGAACAAGTTCGAGATTTAATAAAAGAGGGTAGATTGAAACCAGGGGATAAACTTCCTCCAGAACAAGTTCTAGCAGAAGAGTTTGGAACCTCTCGTCCTTCGGTAAGAGAAGCGCTGAGCGCTCTAGAAATTTTAGGAATAACAGAGAGTAGAGGAGGTAAGGGTAATTTCATAAAGAATAATCTTAACTTCCCGTTGTATGAGCAAAAATTTAGGGAGCTTGAAGAAGAGGAGAGCCCCTTTGAGCTCTTGGAAGCAAGAAAGGCAGTGGAAACCGAGATTGTCGGTCTTGCTGCCAAAAAGGCTACAGAGGAAGAGATAGCTGCTATTCAGGGGTCCTTGAATAAAATGAAGGGAGCTATGACGAACATTCCTGAGATAATGGAATTTGATAGGGAATTTCACATTAATATAGCCAGGGCAGCTCATAATAACCTCCTTTTTTCGATGATGATTTACCTGACTGACCTATTAAAGGAAAAGCTCTGGATAAACCTGAAGGAGAAAAGCTGGAGCATTCCTGGTCATCCTCAGAAGTATTTTGAAGAGCATAATGAGATTCTTAACGCTATTAAAAACAAAGATGGCAAAGGAGCCCGTAATAGAATGTATGATCATTTAGCTGGGGTAGAAAGAGATTTGCTTAATGAGTAA